A region of the Pempheris klunzingeri isolate RE-2024b chromosome 6, fPemKlu1.hap1, whole genome shotgun sequence genome:
GGTCTTTGTTTCAGCATTCACATATTCTTTAaaagttgttgttattttatttactttccAGGCAGCAACACTTGTGTCAGTAAGAAAAGGCAACTTACAgactaaaaatgtaaaataatgtttaaactTGGGTTAAATTTAGATTGTTGTTCTGAGGTAATAATGGAGCTTTAACGGAGGTAATAATCATGCCAATTTATTCCTCAAATAACTGATTCATTGTTTGGTCTGTAAGTatctgaaaatagtgaaaaatgtctgttacAGTTTAaattgttttgcttgttttgtccaaccaacattGAAAAAAGATATCAGTTTACTATCAAAGTGAAATAAGAAACCCAGCAAATAAGTACATCTCAGAAGCTAAAACTGAGCAATTTTGcggcatttttgctttaaaaaatgacttgaatAATTATGAAATTTGTTCATTTCACTGACTACTCACTACTGGTAAATGgcctaaatgaaaacacaggtATGGCCCTTTAAATGAGAGCAACATTTGATTTACCTGTTGTAATTTATCCTCAATAGCAGACAGGCTGGCAAGCTGTGGGCTCTCAGGCTCCGCCTCAGCATATGAAGGCTCGTTCACAGAGTACCGAGTAGAGGGGTCGGGGGCTATAAAATCTGGGGGTCCGTCCGATGGCGTGTTGGGTGCGATTATATCAAGGGCGCTGAAGTCTGAGTCTGTAAAACTGCGATGAGAGGGGTCTTCCTCCTCGGCCGCGCTGTGAGGCGGGCTGTAATCCACCTGGCGAGGCGCCCTGGGCCCAGGCACGTGCATCAACGGTGGAATTTCTCTGTGCGAGTACATGCTGGCGTGAGGCTCGGAGTCCGAGGTGGGACTGCGGTTCCCAGAGGCGGGCTCAGACGATCGGGCTAAAGCAGCTCCAGCTACCCTGGAGCCTTTGTGGTGCATCACTGCATTCTGACCAGGATAAGCCTCCTCCAGGTCCTCGTTGTCAGTGTAGGCCTCTCCGTCTGTGAAGGCCTCCCCGTCAGTGTCCTCCAGGTCGCTGGCAGCACTGAGATAGTCGGACTGGGTTTGGTCCAGAGCGTCCAAGTCCTGTTCTCCACCACTCTCCAactagacagaaaaaaatgttgtgGTTAGTGGTTAGTTTGTCACTGGACAGCAAGAGACCTTTAACAAACTGTAAGATGGATAAGCTGTAGCAGCATAAAAACTTAAAACCAAGTGTGTGTCGTACCGTCACTTCAGACACCCAGacaggtttggactgttggtggcGGATCTTATCCTTCACAGTCTCGTACCACAGACTGGAGTCGGGCTGCAGGTCAATACGAGCTGGAGGGAAAACAGGAGCGGAAGATAAGCATAAAGTTAGAAGTACTTCTGTCAGAGAcaaataaagagagaagaggCTAGCTTTATATAGTCTGTAGTATTTTCAGTTATAAGACAGGACAGGGACAGACTTTGCTCATGTGTTGCTACCTGAGAAAAGGTGGCTGCAGTGTTTCCTCAGCTTAAGGGCCTGGGAGTAAAGCCGCCTGGAGCTCTTGTTGGAGTTGGGGCTGTACCTCTGCCTCATGGCTTTGACGTCCTTGCGGCTGTGAGGGTCCAAGAAGAGGACCATGGGGTGGTACTGGATGTAGTTCAGCCTCTCCACTGCAGTGGGAGTGATGTCCAGTAGAGGGTGCTTGTcctgagacagaaaacagaaaaatgaggggagagcaaacaaaacaagattaAATGGTACTAAGTGACTAAATATCAAGTTCTTTCCACTTCTGGTTATTGAAGGCTTGCTCACCTTCTCTGCTATTCTCCTCACAGTGTCCAGTTTAATAACTGTGGATCCGCCGTCTCCTCCACTGCGAGGAACCATGTCTGCgtaaacaacaaacatttaacGTGAACATCAAAAATAACTGAAACTTTAAGGGAGAATGTGGTagtaaatgtatgtttttatgttgaacaTGTTTATCAGGTAAGAAAGAGTCAAAAAGAAGAAACTAACCTGCCACCTCATATTCATCAGGCAGCTCTCTGGCCAGCTTCTCCATGGCAATATCATTCAGAGGACCCAGAATGACAATGGGCCGTTTGAAATTAGCTGGAGACACAAACAATTCAGGATTATTATAACCTGCTCAGTATGACTTAGGGCATGAAAAGCAAGATTTTAAAAACAGGCCAACCTTCTCTGAGCAGGACCCTCTCGTAGGCTGGGAATTTGCCCTGAATggtgagctgcagcaggtctTCACGAGTCCGACGGACGTTCTTTTCGTTCTTTTTGTTGCCTCTGAGCCCCCGTAGTTTCCAGAACTCAGCCCTCGGTGCTGACGCCTGCTTCTCTCCGCTGCCCCGCTGTGCCTGCTCCATGCTGGCCAGTGTCTCAGCCCTGCAGAAGATCACGACGGATATAATCGCTGAGGAATAGTTCTTTTACGAGGTTAGACTAGAAATCTAAATGTCTTTTCCGTCTCCTCCTGACCTGGTCTGGTTGGGGATGGTGCCTTTATCCATCTCGTGCAGGTCGTTCCCCATGCGGATGGCCAGCCAGTTTCCCAACTTCCCACGGTGCATCGTGTCCACCACCCTGAACACCTCCCCTCTGGTGAAGTTCAGCCCAATGGAGCCTTCAGCCTCGTGGTCAAAGTGGGTGCGGATGTAGAAGTTGTCTGCCAGGTTGGACTTGGTGATCTTCTTATAAACTGAGGAGAGTCAAAACTGATGGATTCAGTCCGTGATTGACAGCAGCTTCACCCCCAACTATCACATGGACGGTTTGGTCATTAACTTACGATCAATCTTGTTCTGAGAGCAGATTTCCACCTGCTCTCCCCTCTTGATGTTCAGGAGGAAGTTGGCTGCCTCTTCCCGAGTGAAATGACcaaaatcaactttatttacCTGAATAAGGAGGAGACATTTTATCTCAAGCCAGACacaagacagaggagaagaaaacttCACATCCCAAAAAAGACATCTAACAGTAGTCACAGAGAACCGACCGCATTCACATTTCAATCATTTACCACCAAAAACTACACCGTTTATTTAACTTTTAGATTTGATGTGAGATCCATGTGCTTAACAAGGTAAGTCATGCTGACTGATTATATTTTTGGCAGACTGATGAAGACTCTCCATGATGTTGAAAGTCAGGCACTAAATAGTTAGAGCCAAAGTTTATGGTTCTAGATGTTGAAATAATTATCAACCTCTTCATTACGGAAGCTTCATTCAAGCTTTAAAAAGGTAATAATGAACAAAGTGTGCAATCTAAACCTATATCACCTGCAGGATCTGGTCTCCCTCTTGCATTCCCTCGTCATACGCGGGGCTGTTTGGCTGAACTCCACCAACAAATATGCCGACGTCGTTGCCCCCCACGAGCCTCAGACCCACGCTGCCCTCCTTCACAAACGACACCGTGTGAATGTCAGAGCTGTacctgagagggaggaggagaaggagccaTGCACTCATAAACAAGTCGATTATGTCGATATCCCATGAATGAACATTTACAAATGGACGTTACTCACCCCGGATTAGGCGTTGGGTAGGAATCTGGGGGGAGGGAGTAGATGGGCTCTTCTGTAGGCTTGGCTACAAAAGATACAGAAATAGTGAGACTCCTGCGCTGGTGCTACTTTACTAAATCCATTGCTTATTTAgtctataatatatattaaaaaaaaaaacaattcactAGAGCTACAACCagcaaatatttaatatttaatgtaaaCTATTAATCTGACAGCAGTGCTTGAGTCTTACAATAGACTGGTGGGTTGCTCTTCACTGATATCCCAGACCTGATGGTGCCTGTTCCATTAGCAGGACGAGGAGCACTGTGAGGTGAAGAAAACATCAATCTGTGATATTTGTTTAACAACACCTTTACTCTTAAAACAGTACAGAAAGCCAATAGTAAGTTCCTGAAGAGAGGTTAAGGCTTTACAATAGCAAAAGAGCAGTTTTTATGTGAGGATAACACTGATGTGATGAAGGCCATGGTCAGCCGTACCTGTGGTGGCTGTTCCCTCGCTCAGAGCTCCCAGACCTCCTGAGATGTGACAGCTGGTCCGACTCTGAGGAATCTGAATGAGGTGAACAGACAACAGAGACCGTGGTCAAGACTAATATTTGGCACTTTTAGGGCTCTAAAACCTTATTTGACAatccggaggaggaggaggagagtgacaCAGGAGAGCAAACTGACCATCGGGAGGCGTTCTGGTGGGTGATGGGACACGACGAGGAGACTCCTGCTTGACGGCGACTGCAGTGGATTTTATCTCAGGAAGGACTCTGAGAGAAGCAGAGTGATACcagacaaattaaattaaactaaactaaaccgCAGTATGtcattttatgttgtttttgtgattcATCACTTGAGACAAAACAAGTATCAGTGCGTTAACAACATGTCAAACATGAGATGGTtgattaaaactaaaatgttctTGTTCTTGAGCTGCTGAACTGAAACACTAGGTGATGCAATCCTTACAGGAAGTCATGTcatgtgcatcagtgtgtacAGAGTGTTTTCCAATGAGACGTGTGTTGAGCAGATGAACCAGTCTGACATCCTGTAGGCGTGGTTTTCAGTGTCTCCACTGAGGAGCTGCAACTGTGCCAGAGTTGAATTTATTTCCAATTAAATACTAACCCTTGATTTTTGCACTTTCATATATTCATAGAGATGTTTTTagcttatttattttactaGCTTAGCTTATTTATTTACTCTGATATTCAAGAATAATCAGGTAAGAAGCCTTAGCTGACTGTCaacaacaaactaacaaacatgTCCATGTTGTGATCGTAAACCTGCTCAGGTTAATATCAATAGAGGTTTACTGTCAACAGTGTAGGCTGAGAAGTACTTGGTAAGTTTAGAGTTAAGTTTCTGGTCAGTCCCACAGGTCATGTTTATGAAAAAGTACCGAGTTATCAAACtatgtgtttctgagtgtgtagAGCTCCACTGTCTGTCCAACAGACATGTGACATGCAGAAAGTCCCCTTCTGACAAAAGATCCTCCACCGTTCTCTCACCTGTATCGGTTGTTCGCCGTGTTGGAGTTTGTGCTGCCTGTAGAGTTCTTGCGGGGGACAGAGGCATAACTGGCCTCTGATTCAGAATCTGATTGAGCTGTGAAGATTAATGAATAAAAGCTGGCATTATGAAAAGAATTTCATACATTTGCAC
Encoded here:
- the tjp3 gene encoding tight junction protein ZO-3 isoform X2; protein product: MEVRFKDQVKPGMEELTIWEQHTITLNKDPKLGFGFALSGGKDKPHPDTGDTTVVVSDVLPNGPAMGRLFNKDQIVMVNGVSMDNVHSNYTIQTLKSCGKTANITVKRPRKIQIPATTRPSRAASHSNLLDQDPPRRTRRYSDGSDNRDDNRYQSRARSSTPDRNGHANTLPLMSSGYKRLPHQDVAEKPIKTTLVKKRITDEYGLKLGSQIFIKHMTETGLAAKEGTLQEGDLILKINGMTTENLSLLETKHLVEKSRGKLTMTVLRDDRRFLVTIPEVEDSAPNSEDDHRRDSSSELEDISDIDEDAPPHRTSRQPNRERRTRRMRAEPPPAKSRDTSPVRSTLTRPPARNYASRRAPSESESDHSASPPPPPPPVRRASPDMRDNSSKYKSLSGVSTLPNPRSSPIVHNWTTSRPTSSASRPRKPVSESDSERSASPPPRKESPRPDSRYKVLPDLPHAGVRSSPITVRPEAPRRVNSPLRVPLPDSESESDSSMGPPQRQSTTYSQDSLSRYRVLPDVALQPPVEPPRWSTASVTASNPPQKAQSDSESEASYASVPRKNSTGSTNSNTANNRYRVLPEIKSTAVAVKQESPRRVPSPTRTPPDDSSESDQLSHLRRSGSSERGNSHHSAPRPANGTGTIRSGISVKSNPPVYSKPTEEPIYSLPPDSYPTPNPGYSSDIHTVSFVKEGSVGLRLVGGNDVGIFVGGVQPNSPAYDEGMQEGDQILQVNKVDFGHFTREEAANFLLNIKRGEQVEICSQNKIDLYKKITKSNLADNFYIRTHFDHEAEGSIGLNFTRGEVFRVVDTMHRGKLGNWLAIRMGNDLHEMDKGTIPNQTRAETLASMEQAQRGSGEKQASAPRAEFWKLRGLRGNKKNEKNVRRTREDLLQLTIQGKFPAYERVLLREANFKRPIVILGPLNDIAMEKLARELPDEYEVADMVPRSGGDGGSTVIKLDTVRRIAEKDKHPLLDITPTAVERLNYIQYHPMVLFLDPHSRKDVKAMRQRYSPNSNKSSRRLYSQALKLRKHCSHLFSARIDLQPDSSLWYETVKDKIRHQQSKPVWVSEVTLESGGEQDLDALDQTQSDYLSAASDLEDTDGEAFTDGEAYTDNEDLEEAYPGQNAVMHHKGSRVAGAALARSSEPASGNRSPTSDSEPHASMYSHREIPPLMHVPGPRAPRQVDYSPPHSAAEEEDPSHRSFTDSDFSALDIIAPNTPSDGPPDFIAPDPSTRYSVNEPSYAEAEPESPQLASLSAIEDKLQQARSAEPEPQAPAEQKKNPQFIVLAHHHQAVQFRRTQIRGSDSSDDDDEVDDIEWGPATEL
- the tjp3 gene encoding tight junction protein ZO-3 isoform X1, which produces MEELTIWEQHTITLNKDPKLGFGFALSGGKDKPHPDTGDTTVVVSDVLPNGPAMGRLFNKDQIVMVNGVSMDNVHSNYTIQTLKSCGKTANITVKRPRKIQIPATTRPSRAASHSNLLDQDPPRRTRRYSDGSDNRDDNRYQSRARSSTPDRNGHANTLPLMSSGYKRLPHQDVAEKPIKTTLVKKRITDEYGLKLGSQIFIKHMTETGLAAKEGTLQEGDLILKINGMTTENLSLLETKHLVEKSRGKLTMTVLRDDRRFLVTIPEVEDSAPNSEDDHRRDSSSELEDISDIDEDAPPHRTSRQPNRERRTRRMRAEPPPAKSRDTSPVRSTLTRPPARNYASRRAPSESESDHSASPPPPPPPVRRASPDMRDNSSKYKSLSGVSTLPNPRSSPIVHNWTTSRPTSSASRPRKPVSESDSERSASPPPRKESPRPDSRYKVLPDLPHAGVRSSPITVRPEAPRRVNSPLRVPLPDSESESDSSMGPPQRQSTTYSQDSLSRYRVLPDVALQPPVEPPRWSTASVTASNPPQKAQSDSESEASYASVPRKNSTGSTNSNTANNRYRVLPEIKSTAVAVKQESPRRVPSPTRTPPDDSSESDQLSHLRRSGSSERGNSHHSAPRPANGTGTIRSGISVKSNPPVYSKPTEEPIYSLPPDSYPTPNPGYSSDIHTVSFVKEGSVGLRLVGGNDVGIFVGGVQPNSPAYDEGMQEGDQILQVNKVDFGHFTREEAANFLLNIKRGEQVEICSQNKIDLYKKITKSNLADNFYIRTHFDHEAEGSIGLNFTRGEVFRVVDTMHRGKLGNWLAIRMGNDLHEMDKGTIPNQTRAETLASMEQAQRGSGEKQASAPRAEFWKLRGLRGNKKNEKNVRRTREDLLQLTIQGKFPAYERVLLREANFKRPIVILGPLNDIAMEKLARELPDEYEVADMVPRSGGDGGSTVIKLDTVRRIAEKDKHPLLDITPTAVERLNYIQYHPMVLFLDPHSRKDVKAMRQRYSPNSNKSSRRLYSQALKLRKHCSHLFSARIDLQPDSSLWYETVKDKIRHQQSKPVWVSEVTLESGGEQDLDALDQTQSDYLSAASDLEDTDGEAFTDGEAYTDNEDLEEAYPGQNAVMHHKGSRVAGAALARSSEPASGNRSPTSDSEPHASMYSHREIPPLMHVPGPRAPRQVDYSPPHSAAEEEDPSHRSFTDSDFSALDIIAPNTPSDGPPDFIAPDPSTRYSVNEPSYAEAEPESPQLASLSAIEDKLQQARSAEPEPQAPAEQKKNPQFIVLAHHHQAVQFRRTQIRGSDSSDDDDEVDDIEWGPATEL